Sequence from the Methanobrevibacter arboriphilus genome:
CCTCCTTCTGGACCTAAATCAATAATATGGTCAGCAGTTTTAATTACATCAAGGTTATGCTCAATAACAACAACTGAATTGCCAGAATCAGTTAATCTTCCAAGAACATCAAGTAATTTTTTAATATCTGCAAAATGAAGACCAGTAGTTGGTTCATCAAGAATATACAACGTTTTTCCAGTACTTTGTTTAGATAGTTCTTTTGCAAGTTTAATTCTTTGAGCTTCACCACCAGATAAAGTTGTAGCTGCTTGTCCAATTTTTATATATCCCAAACCAACATCATATAAAGTTTGAAGTTTCTTTTTTATTTTAGGAATGTTTTCAAAGAATTCAAGAGCTTCTTCTACTGTCATTTCAAGGACTTCATAGATATTCTTACCTTTATATCGTATATCAAGAGTTTCATCATTATATCTCTTTCCTTTACAAACTTCACAAGGAACATATACATCTGCTAAAAAATGCATTTCAATTTGAATAATTCCATCACCAGAACAAGCTTCACAACGACCACCTTTAACATTAAAACTAAACCTTCCAGGTTTATATCCTCTAGCTTTAGCCTCAGGAGTTTCTGCAAATAGTTCTCTTATATAAGTAAAAAGTCCAGTATAAGTTGCAGGATTAGATCTAGGAGTTCTTCCAATAGGTGTTTGATCAATGATAATTATTTTATCAATGTTCTCAGCACCATCAATACTATCATATTTTCCAGCGAAAGTCTGTTTCCGATTAACAATACCATTTAACCCTTTATAAAGAACTTGATTTATCATAGAACTTTTACCAGAACCAGAAACACCAGTAACACAAGTAAATAATCCTAAAGGAATATCAACATCTAAATTTTTAAGATTATTTTCTTTAGCACCTTTTATTGAAATAAATTTACCATTTCCTATTCTTCTAGTACTATTAATTGGAATTATCTCTTTTCTAGATAAATATTTACCAGTGATAGAATCTGGAGAATCCATTATCTCACTTGGAGTACCTTGAGCAACGATTTTACCACCATGTTCTCCAGCACCAGGACCTATATCTACAACATGATCTGCAGAGAGAATTGTTTCTTCATCGTGCTCGACTACAACTAAAGTATTACCAATACTTTTAAGCCTTTTTAATGTTTCAATTAGCTTAACATTATCTCTTTGATGAAGGCCAATACTTGGTTCATCTAAAATATACAATACTCCAACTAAACCAGATCCAATTTGGGTTGCTAATCTAATTCTTTGAGCTTCACCACCAGATAAAGTTCCAGAAGATCTTTCCATAGTTATATAATCAAGCCCAACATCAACTAAAAATTTTAATCGTTCTTTAATCTCTTTTAAAACTTCTTTAGCAATAAATAATTCTCTTTCTGTAAGTTCAATACTATTGAAAAAATCATAACAATCTTTAATAGGCATTGATACAACATCATGAATTGACTTATCAGCAACTGTTACTGATAAAGCTTCAGGACGAAGCCTTTTTCCATCACAAACATGACAATTATGATCACTCATAAATTTAGAAATATAAGAACGAGAATAATTAGATTTAGTTTCTAAATAATGTCTTTCCATTCTATTAATTACACCCTCAAATTTCCTATTCACCCTATATGACTTGTTTCTACGTTTAAAATTGAAACCAATCTTTTCATTGGTTCCATAAAGAATGGCATTTTGTTCTTCTTTTTTCAAATCTTTAAAAGGAGTATCCATTGAAAATCCTAAATGTTCAGCTACTGCAGATAGCATTTGATGATAATAATTATCCTTATTACCTTTTGATCTACTCCATGGAACAACAGCTCCTTCATTTAAAGAAAGTTTTGGATTTGAAACTATTAAATCAGGATCCATTTCCATTTTACTTCCAATACCCTTACATTCTGGACATGCTCCTTGAGGACTATTAAAAGAGAACATTCTTGGAGTTATCTCCTCAAAGTTTATTCCACAATCAACACACGCAAAGTGTTCAGAATATACTTTTTCATATTCCTTATTTTCAGAATTTACTTCTTTATCAAAAAGTATATTTACAATACCTTCACCAAATTCAATAGCAGTTTCTATAGAATCAGCTAATCTCCTTTGAAATTCAATATCTTCCCTAATTACAAGTCTATCAACTACTACTTCAATTGTATGCTTGGTATTTTTGTTTAATTTAATATCATCTTCAAGATTTTTTATATTTCCATCGACTCTGACTCTTACAAATCCTTTATTTCTAAGGTTTTCAAAAACTTTTTTATGTTCTCCTTTTCTACCTTTAATAATAGGTCCTAGAACTTGAATTTTAACTTTTGGGCTGTCATATCCCTCTTCAGTAATATTTTCGACAATTTGTCCTACAGTTTGTGGAGAAATTTCTTTTCCACATTTATAACAGTGCGGAGTCCCTATTCTTGCATATAAAAGACGTAAATAATCATATATCTCAGTGATTGTCCCAACTGTAGAACGAGGATTCATCTTTGTAGTTTTTTGGTCTATTGATATAGCAGGAGATAAACCTTCAATATAATCAATTTCAGGCTTTTTCATTTGCCCTAAAAATTGTCTTGCATATGCAGACAATGATTCAACATATCTACGCTGTCCTTCAGCATAAATAGTATCAAAAGCAAGAGATGACTTTCCAGAACCACTTAAACCAGTGATAACTACAAATTTATCACGAGGAATAGTTATATCTAAATTTTGAAGATTGTGCTCTCTTGCACCTTTTAAAATAATCTCTCGTTTATTTGGATCTTTATTCATAATAGTTCTCCTTAATTCCTATTAACATTCTCCTATTGAATCTTAATAATCTTAAATATAATAATAAATAATTCAGTGATATTTCTAAATATATGATCTATAATATTCTAATATTATATAATTCAATAATATTCCTCAATATTAATTAATTCTAAATATTAAATACTAAATAATTTTAAATATTTTATCTATAAAATCATGAACTTTATTAAATTTTAAAAATCATAATAGTAGATATTAGTGAAAATATATTTTTAATCCAATCTAATATCAAGTATAATACCTTATATTGACTATTACATTGATAATTTAATTAAAAAGTCTTTTAAAAAAAATAAACTATATTCACTTAAATGTATATAGATTATATAAATAATATACATAAGTGGAATTAATATTATATGTTACAAACAATATAAAGTTTTCTATTAATAGTTTATAATATATAAAATATAGACTCTCTGATTTTTATAATACTTTATGTTTATTTATTTCAATCTAATTAATTTATGTTAATTTATATTAATTTACATTAATTTTATTTGTTTTTATAATCTATTAATATTGAGGTAGCATATGAACAGTAATATTTTAAATAAAAAATTTAATTAAAAATAATTAAATAATTTTTATATGATTAAAAAGCTATTAATAAATTATAAAACCTATTAAAAGCTTATTCATAAATTATTTCTTTATTCCTTTTATTAGTATCAATTGATCTCTTAATTTAGCTGCTCGTTCGAAATCTAATTCAGAAGCAGCAGTTTTCATATCTTCTTCTAAATCATTTATAAGCATTCTAAGCTCGTCATTTGGCATTTTCTTAATATCAGTAGCTGTTTTATCATACTTCTTAATTTCCTCTTTTTTAGCTTTAAGTGACCTATAAGTAGATTTAGGTTTAATATTATGTTTTTCATTATAAGCCAGTTGAAGTTTTCGTCTTTTGTTTGTAATATCAACTGAATTTTTAATTGAATCTGTAATTTCATCAGCATACATAAATACTTGGCCGTCTACATTTCTTGCAGCTCTTCCAATAGTTTGAATAAGAGATGTTTCAGATCTAAGGAATCCTTCTTTATCAGCATCAAGAATACCAACAAGAGAAACTTCAGGTAAATCTAAACCTTCTCTAAGTAAATTTACACCAACAAGACAATCAAATTCTCCTCTTCTTAAATCATCAATAATCTCAATTCTTTCTAAAGTATCAATTTCTGAATGTAAATATCTAACTTTAATACCAATTTTAGCATAATAATCAGTTAAATCTTCAGCCATTCTTTTAGTAAGTGTTGTAATTAAAATTCTTTGATTTTTTTCAATTCTTTTTCTAACTTCACCAAGTAAGTCTTCAACTTGATTCTTAGCTGGTCTAATTATAACTTCAGGATCAACAAGACCAGTTGGACGAATAATCTGTTCAACAATATTTAAGCTTCTATTCATCTCATAATTACCTGGAGTAGCTGAAACATAAAGAACTTTATTAACAGACTTTTCAAACTCATCAAATCTGAATGGGCGGTTTTCCATAGCTGAAGGAAGTCTAAAACCATGTTCAACAAGTGTTTCTTTTCTAGCTCTATCCCCATTATACATACCTCTAATTTGAGGAACAGTGACATGAGACTCATCAATTATTGTTAAAAAGTCATCTGGAAAATATTTTAACAAAGTATATGGCATTTCACCCCATTCTCTTCCAGAGAGATGTAGAGAGTAATTTTCAACTCCTGGACAATAACCCATTTCACTTAACATTTCAAGATCAAAACGTGTTCTCTGCTCAAGACGCTGAGCTTCAACTAATTTATTTTGAATTTTAAGCTCATTTAACCTAGAATCAAGCTCTTCTGTAATATCTTTAAGAGCTTTTTCCATTTTTTCATCAGCAACAACAAAATGCTTTGCTGGGAAAAGAGTATATCTTTCAAGGTTCTCAATTCTTTTACCAGTAACCTTATCTACAATAGAAATAGAATCAATTTCATCACCAAATAGTTCAATACGAATTGGAGGTGTTCCATGAACAGGATTGACTTCAATCACATCTCCTCTGACTCTAAATTGACCAGTGTCAAATTCAATATCATTTCTTTCATATTGCATATGAATTAAACGACTAAGGATTTCTCCCCTATCATATATATCTCCTCTTGAAATTGAAAGTGCAAATTCCCCATAATCTTCTGGAGATCCTATACCATATATACATGAAACACTTGAAACTACAATAACATCATCTCTAGAAAGTAATGATTGTGTGGCAGAATGACGCATTCTATCTATTTCATCATTTATTGAAGCTTCTTTATCAATAAATGTATCTGTTCTTGGGACATATGCTTCTGGTTGATAATAATCATAATAACTTACAAAATATTCAACTGCATTATCTGGGAAAAATTCTTTAAACTCTTCATAAAGCTGTGCAGCTAATGTTTTGTTATGAGATATAACAAGAGTTGGTTTTTGAACCTCTTGAATAACATTTGCCATAGTAAATGTTTTTCCAGATCCAGTTACTCCAAGCAAAGTTTGCTCATGAAGACCCTTTTTAATTCCACTAGAAATTGAATTAATAGCTTTTGGTTGATCTCCTAATGGCTTATAATCTGATGATATTTTAAATTTTTTCATAATATCTCTTTTTAAAAATTGTTTATCCTTCTATAATTTTCATATAATCATAAGTTAATATAATATCATTTGATTATAATCTATAATATTATTAATTTTATAAGTAAATTTTTCATTAGAAAATTCATTTTAATATTATATAATATATATATTAAGTTACTTAAATAAAATTATAATTAAAAAATTATCTTAACAATTTTTAAAAGTTATTTTATAAGTTATTTTAAAAATTATTTTAAAAAATTATTTTATAAGTATGTTTAGAAATCGTTAATATATAAAATAAAAGTAGTATTTTAAATATATAATAATATTAACTATATAATAATAAAATTAACCATTTAATAATAAAATAAGGAAAATACATTATATCATTAGTTCGTATATAATAATATAGTTAATTATATTACTAACAATATATAAATATTTCTATATATGAAAAAATATTAAAAACAAACAAATTTATTAGCTTAGAAAATATAATCACTTTTTTATATTTTTAATAATATATAAATATTTCAATGAATTATATAATAAAAATATCTATCAAATACCTATAAAAAATTTTCATAAGCTAAACCAAAAATAAATTTTAAAAAATGATGAATTATGTCAACTAAAGTAAAATCACCAGAAAAACTTCCAAAAAAACCTGGGATATACATTATGAAGGATTCTGGTGATAATATTATATATATAGGTAAATCAAAATCACTTAGAAATAGAGTTAAGTCTTATTTTAAAGATAAATATGATACGCCAAAAACTAAAATATTAATGAGTCATTTTAATAGTTTAGAATATATAATAACCGATAGTGAAAAAGAAGCACTTATATTAGAAGCTAATCTGATTAAAAAACATAGACCTAAATATAATATCCGACTTAAGGACGATAAAAGGTATCCTTATGTTAAAATAACTAAGGAAGATTTTCCTCGCTTGATAATCACAAGAAACATTGGGAAAACTGGAACTTATTTTGGACCATTTACAGATGTTGGCTCAGTTCGTCAAACCGTGAAATTTTTAAAATCTCTTTTTAAAATTAGAACATGCCGAAAAATGGATGGGCCTTGTTTAAATTGTCAAATTGATTTATGTTATGGTCCTTGTAGTGGGAACATAAGTAAAAATGAGTATAAAAAACTGATTAATAAAATCGATCTTTTTTTTCAAGGAAAATATACTGAGATAATTGAAAATCTTCAAAAAGAGATGGAAGAATCTTCAAAAGAATATAATTTCGAAAAAGCAGCCGTAATTCGAGATCAAATAGCATCTATTGCAGAAGTTATGGAAAAACAATTTGTTGATTTTACTGATGAATTGGATCAAGATATAATAGCTATGTCCTTTGATGGTAATTCTGCAATTGTAGTAGTCTTTTCAATAAGGAACGGTAAAATAAATGGAAAAGACGACTTTTTAATGAGTGGAGCTAAAAACAATAAACCAAGTGAAGTCATTTCAGCATTTATAGAACAGTATTACAGCATTAATCGGCATATACCTAAAGAAATAATATTGGAAGAGAAAATATCTAATAATGATGAATTAAAATTAATTAAAGAATGGTTAGCTGATTTAAGAGGAGATAATGTTGAAATTACTGTTCCTGATGAAGGAACTAAATTAAGATTAATAAGAATGGCATCTAAGAATGCTGAAATAATTAAAAAACAAAAGAAAAAAATGAAAAATGCAATGATTGAGATTAAAAAATATTTAAAGCTTCCAAAACTTCCTCGTATTATAGAAGGCTATGATGTATCTAATATTTCAGGAAAATTAGCTGTTGGTTCTAAAGTATCATTTTTAGATTCAAAACCAAATAAAAAACAATATAAAAGATTTAAACTTGAAACTCCAGGACCAAATGATTATGAAATGATGAGAGAATTATTATCTAGAAGATTTAAAAAATTATCAGAAAAAAATGATAATAAAAATAAAGATAATAGGTTTGATGAAGAATATCCAGACCTTATACTTATTGATGGTGGAAAAGGACAATTAGGAATAGCTACAGAAGTATTGAAAGAATATAACTTAGAACATATCCCTATAATAGGACTTGCTAAAGAATTTGAAGAAGTTTTTATACCTCAAAGTTCTTATCCAATTATAATTCCAAAAAATAATGAAGGTTTACATCTTTTACAGAGAGTAAGAGATGAAGCTCATAGATTCGCAGTTACTTATCACAGAAAGTTAAGATCAAAAAATATCGAAACTTCAGAATTGGATAATATAGTTGGTATTGGTAAAACTAGAAAAATTAACTTATTAAAACATTTTGGAGATATAGAAAAAATAAAAAAAGCAAGTGTTGAAGAAATAACAAGTGTAAAAGGATTAAATAAAAAAGTAGCTGAAGCTGTTTATAATAAATTCAATTAAAATTATAAATAAAATAATAAATTAGAATAATAAATTAGAATAATAAACTAGAATAATAAATTAAATTATAAATGGATTTATAAATAAAAAATTAGAATAAAAAATTAAAATAATAAGAATTAAAATAATAAGATAGTATAAAAAGTAATATAATATACTATTTAAAGAGATAAAAATTTATATGTTGTCTAAAGAATTAACAACACAACCTAAATTCTCACCATTTAAACCAATGATAAGTTCATTTTCTTTTATATCAGCATATTGTCTTGAACCACTACAACCTAAAGTTATATTAGGTCTTTTTCGCATAAATGGGCCTGCAACTGCATCAGCACAAATAGATTGAATACCTGAAAAATCAGATTCTACTCTTCCACCTAATGAATATACAATAGCTTGAGAAACTTTCATAGCTTGCATTGGATTAGCTATAATAACAACAATATCTGGAGTAAATTCTGCTTTTTCTAATGGAGTATAGATAATTGCATAACTTCTTAAATCAATCTTTGGAATTGAATCCAGTGTTCTTTTAGCAGAACCTAATGATTTAAATCTTTTTAATCCATAGTAAAACTCTCCACTTGCAATTTTTTCAGGTATATCTTCAAGCCCAATTGCAGAAGATCCTCCTTTACATAATTGCTCTTCAGAAGTGCTATAAAATGAATCTCCTCTTGATGCTTTCTGTACCATTTCACAATGTCTAATTTTATCTTGTATTTTATTAATACCTTCAGGAATGTCTTCCTTGTGTAAAATAAATTTTATAGCTACAGGATGAGAATTTAAATCTAAATCCTTTTTTATTCTTGAAGAAAAATACTGATTATTTTCTAATTCATCTGATTGTGGATAATCTTTCATAATATCACCATTAGAATTTATTTAAATATTATATTAATTTTTAATATACATAATATTTTCTATTTAACTATTGAAATGTTATAATAAGAGAAAAAATAACACTGTTATAAAAACGATAATTAAAGATTATAAATATAAAAATACAAATATAAAAATAATGAAATGTTTGAGCTATTATGAATAATAAAATAATTTATTAAAAAATATTTTAAAATAAGAATATTCTAATTGATTTAAAAAAAATTATAAAAAGAACTAATAGTAAATAAATAATATAAATTAAAAACTTTTATATATAATATTAAACATATTAACTATTGTTATTATCAAAATTTTTAATATATGTTTACTTATGTTATATAAAATTAATAAAAATATAATTTTGTTTTATTTAGAACAAACTTTTAACAGTATTAAATTATTTGATAATTCATTAATATATTCATTCCAAATATTACTATATATTAAATAAATATATGGAATATTTTCTTAAATAAAAGATATTTTCCCTATTGAAATAAATAAAAAAAGATTTAAAATTAGTCTAATATGATTTAAACAAGTTTTTATTAAGTTTAATAAATAAAATAACAATGCTAATATTTCAAATTAAAAGTAGTTACTATAAAATAATATATCATAAATATAGGAAGAAATAATCTGTTTTTTAATTAGAAATATTGTAAAAAAGTATTTTATACAATTTTAGAAAGATTTAAATCAATTCTTATCTAGTAAATTTTATATAAAATATAAAACTTAATCAATTATAACAATTAATTACTAATAAGTAGGTATATATAGAATAAAAAAGAATATAATTAATGTAATTTATTGAACTTAAAAATAGTATTTATGAATTATTTAGATATAATATTACTAAATCAATTTTATAATTAAATTTTAAGTTGAATAATTAATATATAGAATCAAAACAAACATATTATTTTTAATAATAAGGAATTTTATGTTTTGTTAAATGATAAATTAGGTTAAATACAAAGAGAAAAAATAGTACTTCTGAATAAACAGTTGTTACTTAATTAAAAGGCGGTTATTAAATGGAAACAACTCTAATATCAACTATTTACGACGTAGAACCAGTAATGATATGTATAACTAAATTTTCTCCAAAGAAAGTTTTATTACTGACTGAAGATAATGGTTCAGATGTAATGAGAGAAAGTAAAGAAACTTTAGAAAAGGCATTTGGACGATTTATAGATATTAAATCACAAGAAACTGACTCTAATGATTCAGTAAAAATTGCATCTGGTGTTGCTGATGCAATTGAAAAAGAAAAAAAGTCTGGAAACAAAATTGTTGTTAATATAAGTGGTGGAGAAAGACCACAAGCTTTAGGAACACTTTTTGGAGCATATTCAAAACATCAATTTGTTGATAGGATTGTTTATGTAGACAATTCTACAAAAGAAGTAATGGATCTTCCAATACTTAAATATGGAATCTCTTCAACTAAAAAAGAAATATTAAAATGTTTAATAAATGGTTCTAATTCTGTCAAAGAACTTTCTGATAAAATTGAAATCAGTAGGGGAATGACTTATAATCATATACGTGAATTGAGAGATATGGGTCTTATAGATAAAGAAATATTAGAAATTACTACTGCTGGAAGATTAGCTATTATTTAATATTTCACAAATCTTTTTTTAAAAGCTAGGATTTACAGAGTTTTATTATTTAAAAACTAATAAATCACTAGTTATATTTTTATTTTTAAAATTAAAAATTAATATCATTTTTAATTTAATACAAGAAATTTTTATACTATACCCTATTTTTTATAATCTATACTATTTTTATAATATTTTTATCTATTTTTAATTAAGATAAGTAATACTTTAAATAATATAAGTATTATTTTAATTAAAATAAGTAATACATGACTAATATAACTAATACTTTAACAAAAATAAGTAATAATTTGATTAAAATAAGTATTAAATATTATTAATAATATATTTTAATTAAAGTATTACATAAATATTTAAAAAAAATTAAAAAAGAATTATATATATTAGAAAATTATTAAATTAAAAATAATATCACTTAATACCTACTCTATATATTTAATTATAGATTAAATATCTATAACTAACTCAATAGGGTCATGTTTAGAACCATTAATATTGGATAATATTTTTGACTCAATTAAAGAATCTTTCAAGCTTTTAGAAATAAAGAAATAATCTAAACGAGATCCTTCACCTGATTCTTTAGCTTTTTGAGATTTCCATGAAGAAAATTCAATTTTATCTGGATTTAAATGTCTAAAAGAGTCAAAGTAGCCAAGTTTTTCAATTTTGTTAATGATATCCCTTTCTTCATCAGAAAATGAACTATTTTTTGAAGCTTTTTCAGGATCACTAACATCTTTTTCAGAATGAGCAATATTAAAATCTCCAGCTATAATAACATTATCATCAGCAGATTTTTCAGCAAACTCTAATAATTTATTATAAAATGAAAGTTTAATCTCTTTATCTGCTTTACTATTAAATCCATAAGGAGCATAAATATGGATTAAAGTAAATTTATCAAATTCAAAGTTTAAAATCCTCATTTTTAATGAAGTATCTGGAACATCAAAAAATCTTTTTATTAATTTTGGTTTTAACTTTGAAAAAGTAGCTATACCTCCAGTTCGTGTGGTTTCACCTGGAGAAAAATAGGTATTATATCCTTCAACGTCTTTTAAATTAGAATCTAATTGTTCATACTTAGCTTTAGTTTCTTGAAATAGGATAATATCTGGATTTTCATCATATACAGGATCAATTTCTTTATTTTTTGCACGAGTTCTAATTCCATTAATATTCCAAGATATAATTTTAATTTTACCCATTTTTTAACTTCCAAAAATCTTTTAAATATATTAAATTGGATTATTATTACTTAAATCCTAAAATAATTATTAATACTATCATTATTTATTTGATACTATTATTTATAAATATTCTCATTATTAACTCTTACTATTTATTCACTTATTAATAATTAAATAAAATATTAAAGATTAAATAAAACATAAAAATACCATTAAAAATTGATAAAATGAAGATTAATAAATTCACATCATTTAATTTATAATGATAATAAATTTAATAGAAATATGATAACATAATAATCTAATGGAAACATAAGGATAATAAATCTAATAGGAATACAATGATAATAAATTTAATATAGGTTTTTAGTAATCTTAAGGAACTTTCATATTTTCTGAAAGAGGTTTATTACAAAAATTCTTAAAATCACAAGCATCACAGGTTCTTTTATCACCTTTAGCATTCCAAGCGTTTTTAATTGGAATACCTTTCATCTCTTTTATTATCGAATCTTCAATATTAGCTACAACATCATCAAATTCTATTAAAGCATTGGATATAGAATCATTTTCAATATTTATAATCCTTATAGACCTTTTTTCTTTTAATTTATCTGATAGGTTAATATAATTATCTTTATCTTCATTCCAGCCAAGTATCAATGATTCTTCAATATCAGAAATTTTAACATCATTACATCCATTTAAAATATCTTGTTTTAAAGCTATTAAATCTTCAGTTGAAGGAACAAGTTCATTTAAGTAAAAAATAATACCTGCAACAATAGGCTTTGAATCCTCTTGTTTTGATCTAAGCCATGAATAAGTTAATATTTGCCATTGATGATAAAACCAATTATTTGATTTTAAAGGAGGCCTTTTCATTCCTTTATAATCAATAATAACTTCATATTCATCATCTTCAAAAGCTTTTAATTTCTTTGAAATCTCTTTATTATTTTTTAGATATTTAACAATTTTATTATTATTAATTTCATTAATTTTTAAAGAACTTATAACATCAATTACACCATTAATACCATAATAATTAGATCTACTATTCTCCTTATCAAAATTAGGCATTGGTCTTTTACCTTTAATTAAAACTTCAGCTGAATCAATTAATGGGAATAAATCAGGACCCCAAACATTAATAGCTTTTTCGGCTCTTGCACTATAAAGTAATTTGTGTGGATGGTTTTTATCAGGACATGTACCTAAAACACTATTCTTTTTTGATTCAAATTTACAAAAAAAATCTAAAGGAGGGTAAAGTCCTCTTGCTCTTAATCTTTTATCAATCATCTCTTCAATAGGTCTTATTTGATTTTTCCAATCCCATGGAAAACTAATTTTTTTTGTATTCCATTCAAGAAATGATTCTTCCATAACTCCATGAATAAATTCCCCAAACCATAATTGTATAGGCATGGAAGGAGGAAGGGTTCCTCTATTTTGATAACGATATTGAAGGTTACAAGTTAAAAATGATATTAAATCTCCTGTTAAACTATATTCTGGTATAATATAGGGTTTAGAACGTGGCGATAATTCCATTTTAATCACATAGTATCAATTATTATACAAAATTATATCATAAAATTATAATATTTTAACATTAAAAAATTATAAAAAGCTTATGAAATAATTTTAATATTTTTATAGAATTATAATTTTTTATATTTATTATACTAATTATTAATATTGTTATATATAAGTATTAATATTATTTATTAGTATTACTAAATATGAATATTAATATTATTTATTAGTGTTAATAGCTATGAATATTCATATTTATGGTATTATTATAGAAATATAATGATTATAAATTATTGATTAATATTAATAATTATAAAGATTATAAGTTTGTTTTAAATAATTTTTAATAATATTATAAATTATTATAATTATAAAGGATAGTATACCTTTAAAATAATGATAAATAGATAATAAACACAAATGTAATAAACAAAGTATCATTAATTAAATTAAATATATTTGATCAAAACCAACAAATTGTTCATTTCTTTTCCATCCTAATGCAACATTAGGAATATTTATCTGTTTTTCATTTGCTATATATCCATCTATCGATGAATTTAATCCAACCAATAATAAAACATCTTTAGCTCTTGAAAAAGCTACAAAATACAACCTTGTTAAATCATCAAAAGCCCTATCTTTTGGATTTCTATCACCAATCCCTAATGGACTAAATGGTCTGATCTTATCTTCTAAATTTGAAGATTTATCCCCCATTTTAGGAAATCTTAAAGATGATG
This genomic interval carries:
- the uvrA gene encoding excinuclease ABC subunit UvrA yields the protein MNKDPNKREIILKGAREHNLQNLDITIPRDKFVVITGLSGSGKSSLAFDTIYAEGQRRYVESLSAYARQFLGQMKKPEIDYIEGLSPAISIDQKTTKMNPRSTVGTITEIYDYLRLLYARIGTPHCYKCGKEISPQTVGQIVENITEEGYDSPKVKIQVLGPIIKGRKGEHKKVFENLRNKGFVRVRVDGNIKNLEDDIKLNKNTKHTIEVVVDRLVIREDIEFQRRLADSIETAIEFGEGIVNILFDKEVNSENKEYEKVYSEHFACVDCGINFEEITPRMFSFNSPQGACPECKGIGSKMEMDPDLIVSNPKLSLNEGAVVPWSRSKGNKDNYYHQMLSAVAEHLGFSMDTPFKDLKKEEQNAILYGTNEKIGFNFKRRNKSYRVNRKFEGVINRMERHYLETKSNYSRSYISKFMSDHNCHVCDGKRLRPEALSVTVADKSIHDVVSMPIKDCYDFFNSIELTERELFIAKEVLKEIKERLKFLVDVGLDYITMERSSGTLSGGEAQRIRLATQIGSGLVGVLYILDEPSIGLHQRDNVKLIETLKRLKSIGNTLVVVEHDEETILSADHVVDIGPGAGEHGGKIVAQGTPSEIMDSPDSITGKYLSRKEIIPINSTRRIGNGKFISIKGAKENNLKNLDVDIPLGLFTCVTGVSGSGKSSMINQVLYKGLNGIVNRKQTFAGKYDSIDGAENIDKIIIIDQTPIGRTPRSNPATYTGLFTYIRELFAETPEAKARGYKPGRFSFNVKGGRCEACSGDGIIQIEMHFLADVYVPCEVCKGKRYNDETLDIRYKGKNIYEVLEMTVEEALEFFENIPKIKKKLQTLYDVGLGYIKIGQAATTLSGGEAQRIKLAKELSKQSTGKTLYILDEPTTGLHFADIKKLLDVLGRLTDSGNSVVVIEHNLDVIKTADHIIDLGPEGGDGGGEIVATGTPEEIAKSGTYTGDFLKEILKDNITPLAKELVKENCGK
- the uvrB gene encoding excinuclease ABC subunit UvrB encodes the protein MKKFKISSDYKPLGDQPKAINSISSGIKKGLHEQTLLGVTGSGKTFTMANVIQEVQKPTLVISHNKTLAAQLYEEFKEFFPDNAVEYFVSYYDYYQPEAYVPRTDTFIDKEASINDEIDRMRHSATQSLLSRDDVIVVSSVSCIYGIGSPEDYGEFALSISRGDIYDRGEILSRLIHMQYERNDIEFDTGQFRVRGDVIEVNPVHGTPPIRIELFGDEIDSISIVDKVTGKRIENLERYTLFPAKHFVVADEKMEKALKDITEELDSRLNELKIQNKLVEAQRLEQRTRFDLEMLSEMGYCPGVENYSLHLSGREWGEMPYTLLKYFPDDFLTIIDESHVTVPQIRGMYNGDRARKETLVEHGFRLPSAMENRPFRFDEFEKSVNKVLYVSATPGNYEMNRSLNIVEQIIRPTGLVDPEVIIRPAKNQVEDLLGEVRKRIEKNQRILITTLTKRMAEDLTDYYAKIGIKVRYLHSEIDTLERIEIIDDLRRGEFDCLVGVNLLREGLDLPEVSLVGILDADKEGFLRSETSLIQTIGRAARNVDGQVFMYADEITDSIKNSVDITNKRRKLQLAYNEKHNIKPKSTYRSLKAKKEEIKKYDKTATDIKKMPNDELRMLINDLEEDMKTAASELDFERAAKLRDQLILIKGIKK